A single Anatilimnocola floriformis DNA region contains:
- a CDS encoding IS30 family transposase — protein MATQLSASEREFLAVQREAGRPIAWLAKTIGRAESTLRRELKRNSTGRHYLAHEAQLNADRRRVAARQKSRKMQRPEVREFVIEHLRLHWSPEQIAGDLKRRFPQDRRFHLTAQTIYTWARGDDHRRVWRKLLRRAMTRKRHRESIGKERCAIADRPAIIEQRGRYGDWEGDTIVGPKHQGGALISLVERRCGWLELIYVENLKTKTVTRAIFRRLLKYPPHFRQSITFDNGSEFADHQWLKKHLLTEIYFAALHSPWQRGTNENTNGLVREFFPKGTRFDEISAYQIEKTQELLNQRPRKRLGFQTPAICAKSSAVVQFKLDCAGRFLSE, from the coding sequence ATGGCAACTCAGCTTAGCGCGAGTGAACGGGAGTTTCTAGCCGTGCAGCGAGAAGCAGGGCGACCGATTGCGTGGCTCGCGAAGACGATCGGGCGGGCCGAGAGCACGCTCCGCCGCGAGCTCAAACGCAACAGTACCGGTCGACACTACTTGGCTCATGAAGCCCAACTGAATGCGGATCGTCGGCGCGTGGCGGCGCGACAGAAGAGTCGCAAGATGCAACGGCCTGAGGTGCGTGAGTTTGTCATCGAGCATCTCCGGTTGCATTGGTCGCCCGAGCAGATCGCGGGGGATTTGAAGCGGCGATTTCCGCAGGATCGACGCTTTCACCTCACGGCGCAAACGATCTACACGTGGGCCCGCGGCGATGATCATAGGCGCGTCTGGAGGAAACTGCTGCGGCGGGCCATGACGCGCAAACGGCACCGTGAATCTATCGGCAAAGAGCGTTGCGCCATCGCCGATCGTCCTGCCATCATCGAGCAGCGTGGCCGTTACGGCGATTGGGAAGGCGACACGATCGTCGGGCCTAAACATCAAGGTGGTGCGCTCATCAGCCTGGTCGAACGACGCTGCGGTTGGCTCGAACTGATCTATGTCGAGAACCTCAAAACAAAGACGGTCACCCGAGCGATCTTTCGGCGTCTGCTCAAGTATCCGCCGCACTTTCGGCAGAGCATCACCTTCGACAACGGCAGTGAGTTCGCGGATCACCAGTGGCTCAAAAAACACCTGCTCACCGAGATTTATTTCGCGGCTCTGCATAGCCCATGGCAACGCGGCACCAACGAAAACACCAACGGTCTCGTCCGCGAATTCTTCCCGAAGGGAACGCGTTTCGACGAAATCAGCGCATATCAAATCGAGAAAACGCAGGAATTGCTGAACCAACGCCCCCGCAAACGTCTCGGCTTTCAAACCCCAGCGATATGCGCCAAATCGAGTGCTGTCGTGCAATTCAAACTTGACTGCGCCGGACGCTTTCTCTCTGAATAG
- a CDS encoding helix-turn-helix domain-containing protein, translating to MAEEYLSPSAAARQLGITVTTLYDWLSQSDYGLLQIRGERVTIDYLQAGPMGHGRIRISASEVERLLELMRVKPKRLVTRRPPLPQTNFPGITVPLGRPDRT from the coding sequence ATGGCCGAAGAATACCTTTCTCCGTCAGCAGCTGCTCGACAGCTGGGGATCACGGTCACGACGCTCTACGACTGGCTCAGCCAATCGGATTATGGGTTACTGCAGATCCGGGGCGAACGGGTCACCATAGATTACCTGCAGGCCGGCCCCATGGGCCACGGGCGGATTCGCATCTCGGCGAGCGAAGTCGAGCGATTGCTGGAACTGATGCGGGTGAAGCCAAAACGGCTCGTGACTCGGCGCCCGCCATTGCCGCAAACTAACTTTCCAGGCATCACCGTGCCGTTAGGGCGTCCGGATCGAACCTAA
- a CDS encoding multiubiquitin domain-containing protein, with protein MEDVGTAVREGRAVRAARSYRIEVGDETLNFRSAMLTDPVPLGRQILVAAGFNVGDGYSLFAILAGGDFEDLRLDEPFDLRGAGAERFIAFRTDREFKFTLNDKELQWGKVVISGRALHKLSGAGDDQVVFLEVRGGEDRLIEPTDLIDLTEPGIERFFTALRPVLTYEIIVNSRPKIVNASQVSFEQVVEFAFPGAQDPNAAFSMTYRHAASTPHSGELGAGGVVEVKRKGTVFNVTRTIQS; from the coding sequence GTGGAAGATGTTGGAACTGCGGTTCGGGAAGGACGCGCGGTTCGCGCCGCTCGCTCGTACCGCATCGAAGTCGGTGACGAGACGCTGAACTTCCGATCGGCAATGCTGACGGATCCAGTCCCCCTCGGTCGCCAAATCCTGGTCGCCGCTGGCTTTAACGTCGGCGATGGGTACAGCCTGTTCGCAATCCTTGCGGGCGGTGATTTCGAAGATTTACGCCTCGATGAACCTTTCGATCTTCGCGGAGCAGGAGCAGAGCGTTTTATTGCGTTTCGCACCGACCGCGAGTTCAAGTTCACCCTGAACGACAAAGAACTGCAGTGGGGCAAAGTAGTTATCAGCGGCCGTGCGTTGCACAAACTGTCTGGTGCCGGTGACGATCAGGTTGTATTTCTCGAAGTGCGGGGCGGCGAGGACCGGTTGATCGAACCGACCGATCTCATTGACCTTACTGAACCGGGCATCGAGCGTTTTTTCACGGCTCTGCGGCCCGTGCTGACGTATGAGATCATCGTCAACTCACGGCCGAAGATCGTGAATGCGTCGCAAGTTTCGTTTGAGCAGGTCGTTGAGTTTGCATTTCCGGGTGCCCAAGACCCCAATGCCGCTTTCTCAATGACGTATCGCCACGCCGCTTCCACGCCTCACTCCGGCGAACTCGGTGCTGGCGGTGTGGTTGAAGTTAAAAGGAAAGGAACAGTTTTCAATGTCACCCGGACCATTCAGTCTTAG
- a CDS encoding dynamin family protein — protein MQLIDQEHRRSLISWAQRIAKLATAHQQPACETAVQLAIEQFESARFRLAVLGKVKRGKSTLINALLGRSDDELAPIDKLPASSAISSFRYESQECVKVHFRDGHFATVPYGDVRSYVTEENNPENAKEVALVEIAGPFPQLDRAVELIDTPGAGSMHEHHDALIHHFTPQADAVIFLVTARMPLDQDELVLLRKLKEADVQKIFFAMNRVDESSQTDVRDAIPHNRAVLAQLDISVPKIYTISAKLAFAGDYAGSQLETLTADLRSFLTQHKGELLAERFRSRVLQAVQPWAQSLEVAIPAHASRQRNWPPI, from the coding sequence ATGCAACTCATTGATCAAGAGCACCGTCGTTCCCTCATCTCGTGGGCTCAGAGAATCGCCAAACTTGCCACCGCTCACCAGCAGCCAGCTTGCGAGACCGCAGTTCAACTGGCAATCGAACAGTTCGAATCTGCTCGTTTCCGACTCGCCGTCTTAGGCAAGGTCAAGCGAGGAAAGTCCACTCTCATCAATGCCTTGCTCGGCCGCAGCGATGATGAACTTGCTCCGATCGACAAGTTGCCCGCGTCCAGCGCGATCAGCAGCTTCCGCTACGAATCGCAAGAGTGCGTGAAAGTTCATTTTCGCGATGGGCACTTCGCAACCGTTCCGTATGGTGACGTGCGCAGTTACGTCACCGAAGAAAACAATCCTGAGAATGCCAAAGAAGTCGCCCTCGTTGAAATTGCCGGACCGTTTCCGCAACTCGATCGCGCTGTGGAATTGATTGACACTCCTGGCGCAGGCTCCATGCATGAGCATCACGACGCCCTGATCCACCATTTCACTCCGCAAGCCGATGCCGTGATCTTTCTCGTCACTGCGCGAATGCCGCTCGATCAAGACGAACTCGTCCTGCTCCGCAAATTAAAAGAGGCCGATGTTCAAAAAATCTTCTTCGCAATGAACCGAGTCGATGAGTCTTCGCAAACTGATGTACGGGACGCTATTCCGCACAACCGCGCGGTTCTTGCCCAATTGGACATTTCTGTCCCGAAGATCTACACGATTAGCGCCAAACTGGCGTTCGCGGGAGACTATGCAGGGAGTCAACTTGAAACCCTGACAGCGGATTTGCGAAGCTTTCTCACTCAGCACAAGGGAGAGTTACTCGCTGAGCGTTTCCGTAGTCGCGTTTTGCAAGCGGTTCAGCCGTGGGCTCAGTCTTTGGAAGTTGCAATTCCGGCTCACGCAAGTCGGCAGCGGAACTGGCCGCCGATCTGA
- a CDS encoding IS30 family transposase: MGRAESTIRRELKRNRTGPYYFAHAAQQKAACRRVAARQKSRKMQRPEVRDFVIEHLKLHWSPEQIAGDLKRRFPQDRRFHLTAQTIYTWARSADHNRVWKKLMRRAMSRKRRRKSTGKERCRITDRPAIIEQRARYGDWEGDTIAGPKHQGGALISLVERRCGWLELIYVENLKATTVTRAIFRRLLKYPPHFRQSITFDNGSEFADHAWLKEYLLTDIYFAARTARGNAAPTKTPTAWFKNSFPKERGLTNSPRTSSRKPRTY; this comes from the coding sequence ATGGGGCGGGCCGAGAGCACGATCCGACGCGAGCTCAAACGCAACCGCACCGGCCCGTATTATTTTGCCCATGCAGCGCAGCAGAAAGCCGCGTGTCGGCGTGTGGCAGCTCGCCAGAAGAGCCGCAAAATGCAACGGCCCGAAGTGCGTGACTTTGTCATCGAGCATCTCAAATTGCACTGGTCGCCCGAGCAGATCGCTGGAGATTTGAAGCGTCGATTTCCGCAAGATCGACGCTTTCACCTCACGGCGCAAACGATCTACACCTGGGCCCGAAGCGCTGATCACAACCGCGTCTGGAAGAAGTTGATGCGACGGGCCATGTCCCGCAAACGTCGCCGCAAATCCACCGGCAAAGAACGTTGTCGCATCACAGATCGCCCCGCCATCATCGAGCAGCGTGCCCGTTACGGCGACTGGGAAGGCGACACGATCGCTGGCCCCAAGCATCAAGGCGGCGCGCTCATCAGCCTGGTCGAACGACGCTGCGGTTGGCTCGAATTGATCTATGTCGAGAATCTCAAAGCAACGACGGTCACGCGGGCCATTTTTCGCCGTCTGCTGAAGTATCCGCCGCATTTTCGACAGAGCATCACGTTCGACAATGGCAGCGAATTCGCGGACCATGCGTGGCTCAAAGAATACCTGCTCACCGACATTTATTTCGCCGCCCGCACAGCCCGTGGCAACGCGGCACCAACGAAAACACCAACGGCTTGGTTCAAGAATTCTTTCCCAAAGGAACGCGGTTTGACGAACTCACCGCGTACCAGCTCGAGAAAACCCAGGACTTATTGA
- a CDS encoding DUF6527 family protein, protein MMRHKLLEHRFIENIPETMEPGVLYVSMEYGTASHLCCCGCGSEVVTPFTPTDWKLTYDGETVSLWPSIGNWTLPCRSHYVIDRGRVREAPSWSNEQIVAEQQRDKRAKQKHYEQGQNTEAPDSSVAAPLPLNQEQGWLSRIKGWLWRG, encoded by the coding sequence ATGATGCGTCATAAACTCCTTGAGCACCGATTCATCGAAAACATCCCCGAAACGATGGAGCCGGGTGTTCTCTACGTATCGATGGAGTATGGAACGGCATCGCACCTGTGCTGCTGCGGGTGCGGGTCAGAAGTTGTCACACCATTTACTCCAACCGACTGGAAGTTAACGTACGACGGCGAAACTGTGTCCTTGTGGCCGTCGATAGGAAACTGGACTCTGCCATGTCGGTCACATTACGTGATCGACCGCGGCCGGGTGCGCGAAGCGCCTTCATGGTCGAACGAACAGATCGTGGCGGAGCAACAACGCGACAAGCGAGCAAAGCAGAAGCACTACGAACAAGGGCAAAACACGGAAGCGCCGGATTCGTCCGTTGCCGCTCCCCTGCCGCTGAATCAGGAGCAAGGGTGGCTGTCGCGAATCAAGGGTTGGTTATGGCGAGGATGA
- a CDS encoding DUF2997 domain-containing protein: MTKIIEVVVSPKGETKIETKGFVGGECRQASRYIEQALGAQVSERITTEFHQHQARDQTIKEGQI; the protein is encoded by the coding sequence ATGACGAAAATCATCGAAGTCGTGGTATCGCCCAAGGGCGAAACGAAAATTGAAACCAAGGGATTTGTCGGCGGCGAATGTCGCCAGGCAAGTCGTTATATCGAGCAGGCCTTGGGGGCTCAAGTGAGCGAAAGGATTACGACTGAGTTCCACCAACACCAGGCTCGTGACCAGACGATTAAGGAGGGCCAGATATGA
- a CDS encoding ThiF family adenylyltransferase gives MSPGPFSLSNDLKRLREEGYFVQIRGGLLILCEVPYVTASREIKTGTLFSGLTLAGDVTQKPDSHQVWFDGEFPCDINGVPLTGIGNGGGHHDLGHGLTAKFHFSTKPEGGYPDYYQKMTHYADLLAGPAANLKPGTTVRTFRAPDDEDDSVFNYAETASDRAGIGALTERLAGDTIVIIGLGGTGSYVLDFVAKTPVREIRLFDKDEFLQHNAFRAPGAPSIEELREVQSKVHYLKGIYSKMHRNIVANEARIDGSNLNLLDGVTFAFLCMDAGEAKSQIVQKLESIGASFVDVGMGLELEEGSLGGILRVTASTPEKREHVKDRVSFDDGAADNIYASNIQVADLNALNAVLAVIKWKKLRSFYRDLEQEHHCTYTTDGNMLLNGDLHDAS, from the coding sequence ATGTCACCCGGACCATTCAGTCTTAGTAACGACCTCAAACGGCTCCGGGAAGAGGGCTACTTCGTGCAGATCAGGGGCGGGCTCCTGATCTTGTGCGAGGTGCCTTACGTAACGGCAAGCCGCGAAATCAAAACCGGAACGTTGTTCTCCGGCCTCACGCTGGCGGGAGACGTCACACAGAAACCGGACTCACACCAAGTGTGGTTCGACGGTGAGTTTCCCTGCGACATCAACGGCGTGCCGCTCACTGGTATCGGCAATGGCGGCGGACACCACGACCTCGGGCACGGGCTCACGGCGAAGTTCCACTTTTCGACGAAGCCAGAAGGAGGCTACCCCGACTACTATCAAAAGATGACTCACTACGCGGATCTGCTTGCCGGTCCGGCGGCGAACCTCAAGCCAGGTACGACCGTTCGCACTTTTCGTGCTCCTGACGATGAGGACGATAGCGTGTTCAACTACGCAGAGACCGCATCCGACCGCGCCGGCATAGGCGCTCTTACCGAACGCCTCGCCGGCGACACGATAGTCATCATCGGATTGGGCGGCACGGGGTCGTATGTTCTCGACTTCGTCGCCAAGACGCCCGTGCGTGAGATTCGACTTTTCGACAAAGACGAATTTCTTCAGCACAACGCGTTTCGAGCCCCCGGTGCGCCATCGATCGAAGAGCTTCGGGAGGTCCAATCAAAGGTGCATTACCTGAAGGGAATCTACTCCAAGATGCACAGGAATATTGTCGCAAACGAGGCGCGGATTGATGGAAGCAATCTGAACTTACTCGATGGTGTGACGTTTGCATTCCTCTGCATGGATGCAGGTGAAGCGAAGAGTCAGATCGTTCAGAAGCTGGAGTCCATTGGCGCGTCCTTCGTTGATGTCGGAATGGGGCTTGAACTTGAGGAGGGCTCACTGGGCGGCATCCTTCGGGTGACTGCAAGCACGCCCGAAAAGCGCGAGCATGTGAAGGACCGTGTTTCGTTTGATGACGGTGCGGCTGACAACATCTACGCGTCCAACATCCAGGTCGCTGACCTCAACGCGCTGAACGCGGTGCTTGCCGTTATTAAATGGAAAAAGCTTCGCAGCTTCTACCGCGACCTGGAGCAGGAGCACCATTGCACCTACACCACTGACGGCAACATGCTTTTGAACGGTGATCTACATGATGCGTCATAA
- a CDS encoding DUF1257 domain-containing protein, whose amino-acid sequence MSHIVQIQTQVRDAAAVMAACRRLGLAPPIHQVAKLFTNTAEGLTVQLPAWQYPVVCDLTNGQLKFDNFNGRWGKQQELDRFLQAYACELAKIEARKKGHTVSEQTLADGSIKLTIQVTGGAA is encoded by the coding sequence TTGTCCCATATCGTACAGATTCAAACGCAGGTGCGTGATGCTGCGGCCGTCATGGCTGCCTGCCGCCGGCTCGGTTTAGCACCGCCAATCCATCAGGTTGCCAAGCTCTTCACCAACACCGCAGAGGGCCTCACCGTACAACTCCCCGCATGGCAGTATCCAGTTGTTTGCGATCTCACCAATGGCCAGCTGAAGTTTGACAACTTTAATGGCAGATGGGGAAAACAGCAGGAGCTGGATCGGTTCCTACAGGCATACGCGTGTGAACTAGCGAAAATCGAGGCCCGCAAGAAGGGTCACACGGTCAGCGAGCAAACGCTCGCCGATGGTTCGATCAAACTCACCATCCAGGTGACTGGCGGTGCCGCATGA
- a CDS encoding recombinase family protein yields the protein MLTTKFELHLPYRVVIYLRMSSDRQNPRSPDQQKDVIEELIRRMALPWQTVAVYRDDGISGRLTRKRPGYSRMMKDVKSKRIQADLILVDTFERLTRSDEGAAIRRSIQRMGLLVLTADSGFADPTTTAGRALSAFESIRASEDGRIKAHNVLRGKRDAVRQKQWPGGAAPIGFRLRSVYKQVNGLDEIDHRVPEPDPNTRWIVEEIFRLADELGYGTGRIAKALNNDPRIPDDLKPFHPATIGETLDNEMHIGEYIWGRNCTGLVDEVRKINPLPKEEWVHIVDFCEPIIDRDRWDRVQALRQARREKCPKRDDSKQQIVGLTAPGLALKYPLTGLVHCAHCKRRMTAQSSAPYQTVSGEERRYVNYGCSGIAGGLCHNRQRVPEDWLRETVIELMWKRLELDDCSPDQPAMVELIEIVRRELESYDAQQPDPSAALLAEKQGLEDAQRGWVQSLGNPSLSPIVRQSIESELERAIARCRQIDADLGSRVASQQQRQQALDPQEISQHLQQLAEMLKGSNASAMNLMLSHHIDSIWCDDAGHVTVRTCKLGALAGDLDLFIRDSTSSPVDTDATPARFLANPRRRARLDIKGAIDDDDVAAEANEFAVDTERFAGLGPEWFTEDHFEVPVTQSWAEANALAVAEFRLRSHASMEVTAKYFGKTPPTIRAALRYAKEKFGIDAFGKAISRLNLPNWPRSNAQAVREFMSQPNVTMKMAVAHFERTEPTIRKALEFAKSLQKPDDGEANERSDAA from the coding sequence GTGTTAACGACCAAATTTGAATTGCACTTGCCGTATCGCGTGGTGATCTACCTGCGGATGTCTTCGGACAGACAGAATCCGCGTTCTCCTGATCAACAGAAGGATGTGATCGAGGAGTTGATTCGGCGGATGGCATTGCCCTGGCAGACCGTGGCGGTCTACCGGGACGATGGGATCTCGGGCCGGCTGACGCGAAAGCGCCCCGGCTACTCACGGATGATGAAAGACGTCAAGAGCAAACGCATCCAGGCGGATCTGATCCTGGTCGATACGTTCGAGCGTTTAACTCGCTCTGACGAGGGCGCTGCGATCCGGCGCTCGATCCAGCGAATGGGCCTCTTGGTTTTGACGGCGGACTCGGGGTTTGCCGATCCCACAACCACAGCCGGTCGGGCCCTGTCGGCGTTTGAGTCGATTCGCGCGAGCGAAGATGGCCGCATCAAGGCCCACAATGTCTTGCGCGGCAAGCGGGATGCGGTGCGGCAAAAACAGTGGCCAGGTGGCGCGGCTCCGATCGGTTTTCGATTGCGATCCGTCTACAAGCAAGTCAATGGCCTGGACGAGATCGACCACCGTGTCCCCGAACCTGACCCGAATACCCGCTGGATCGTCGAAGAAATCTTCCGGCTGGCGGATGAGTTGGGGTATGGAACCGGCCGGATCGCGAAGGCCTTGAATAATGACCCGCGCATTCCCGATGACCTGAAGCCATTTCACCCAGCCACGATCGGTGAGACGCTGGATAACGAAATGCATATCGGCGAGTACATCTGGGGACGCAACTGCACAGGCCTCGTCGACGAAGTGCGCAAGATCAACCCTTTACCGAAGGAGGAATGGGTCCACATCGTTGACTTCTGCGAGCCGATTATCGACCGGGACCGCTGGGACCGAGTTCAAGCGCTCCGTCAAGCGCGCCGGGAAAAATGCCCCAAGCGCGACGATTCAAAGCAGCAAATCGTCGGCCTGACTGCTCCTGGCTTGGCCCTCAAGTACCCACTCACGGGCCTGGTCCACTGTGCGCATTGCAAACGTCGCATGACCGCGCAGTCGAGTGCTCCCTACCAAACGGTTTCTGGTGAGGAGCGACGCTACGTGAACTATGGCTGCTCTGGTATCGCGGGAGGGCTTTGTCACAATCGCCAGAGGGTACCGGAAGATTGGCTGCGAGAGACAGTGATCGAGCTCATGTGGAAGCGCCTTGAGCTGGATGATTGCAGTCCCGACCAGCCGGCGATGGTTGAGTTGATTGAAATCGTTCGCCGGGAGCTGGAATCCTACGATGCGCAGCAGCCAGATCCTTCCGCTGCCCTGTTAGCTGAAAAGCAGGGGTTGGAGGATGCGCAGCGCGGCTGGGTCCAATCCCTGGGAAATCCGTCTCTCTCGCCTATTGTTCGTCAGAGCATCGAGTCCGAACTCGAACGAGCGATTGCCCGCTGCCGGCAAATTGATGCTGATCTGGGGTCGCGAGTGGCCAGCCAACAGCAGCGGCAACAAGCCCTGGATCCGCAGGAAATCTCTCAGCACCTCCAGCAACTGGCAGAAATGCTGAAAGGCAGTAATGCCTCGGCAATGAATCTGATGCTATCTCACCATATCGATTCGATCTGGTGCGATGACGCGGGCCATGTAACCGTTCGCACCTGCAAACTGGGGGCACTGGCGGGGGACTTGGACTTGTTCATTCGTGACTCGACGAGTTCACCTGTCGATACCGACGCCACTCCGGCCCGTTTTCTCGCGAATCCGCGCCGCCGTGCTCGCCTGGACATCAAGGGAGCAATCGATGATGACGACGTGGCCGCGGAGGCGAACGAATTCGCGGTCGACACCGAACGCTTCGCAGGCTTAGGTCCCGAATGGTTCACGGAAGACCATTTTGAGGTACCAGTGACCCAGTCCTGGGCCGAGGCGAATGCGCTGGCGGTTGCAGAATTCCGCTTGAGAAGCCATGCCTCCATGGAGGTCACGGCCAAGTACTTCGGGAAAACGCCGCCCACCATCCGCGCCGCCTTGCGGTATGCCAAGGAGAAGTTCGGCATTGACGCTTTCGGAAAGGCGATTAGTCGTCTCAACTTGCCCAACTGGCCGCGCAGCAACGCTCAAGCTGTGAGGGAGTTCATGAGCCAGCCGAATGTCACCATGAAGATGGCAGTGGCGCATTTTGAGAGAACCGAACCGACGATCCGGAAGGCGCTGGAGTTTGCAAAATCGTTGCAGAAGCCGGACGATGGTGAAGCTAATGAGCGATCGGATGCTGCTTAG
- a CDS encoding bifunctional serine/threonine-protein kinase/formylglycine-generating enzyme family protein: MLKSVEQFAKALVAAELLTADEVKAIWSSLRRERRPADGEAFACLLSEQQRLTKFQANEILSGSQTPLVLGDYVLLDKIGAGGMGQVFKARHRHMKRLAAIKLLPPAFTQDEAAVKRFQREVEAAAKLSHPHIVQAYDAGVQRGVWYLVMELVDGRDLASVVALEGPLPIATALDYVRQAALGLAFAHENGIVHRDVKPANLLLDKKGVVKVLDLGLARIDDNVAAQEGLTASGIVMGTIDFMAPEQAFDTHTADARADIYSLGCTLFRLLTNKNMYEGDTLAKKLLAHQQGALPSLASLRNDAPRDLVSLFEKLVAKEPAERPQTMGEVATVLASLSAQLRGVPLPAAGSAGSIELQQLPETGRQADLATLQKPQPFDTAPDALPPTVSLQNSTQSTDPVSERSIQIARALSSRKFGAQQLAWIRNHWTLAGGGMAALLAIALGISSWFLINRPAKIDVPPGGSATLQYTHGPAKPAAIAKGWEAWSTEAPKPAVVPLSAAEAKTLQAAWAAFLGAPPEWENSLGMKFVLIPPGAYRRGSTDAVIQHLVASGANDEHWRDCVRSEGPQHLVTLTQPFYLGAHEVTQANYQEIIGINPAHFSATGDGKDLVQDLDTSQFPVEHVSWNDAALFCASLSKREKMSEVYRQTGQTVSTQSGNGYRLPSEAEWEFACRAGTNTQFSTGDAEQKLLLAAWCYDNSEARTHPVGEKLANPFGVYDIHGNVWEWTQDCFELNTYAQFRDQPARDPRGPTSNAFSPRVVRGGCWLYGADVCRTAYRDSQDVPYRDSLFGFRVVVSVEAVRAAIAERQH, translated from the coding sequence TTGTTGAAGAGTGTCGAACAATTTGCGAAAGCACTGGTCGCGGCGGAATTGCTTACCGCCGACGAGGTAAAGGCTATTTGGAGTTCGCTTCGACGTGAGCGACGGCCCGCCGATGGCGAAGCCTTTGCCTGCCTGCTGAGCGAACAGCAACGACTGACGAAGTTTCAGGCGAATGAAATTCTTTCCGGCAGCCAAACGCCACTCGTTCTCGGCGATTACGTGCTCCTCGACAAAATCGGTGCCGGCGGGATGGGGCAAGTGTTTAAGGCCCGGCATAGGCATATGAAACGGTTGGCGGCGATCAAGCTGTTGCCACCGGCCTTCACGCAAGACGAAGCAGCCGTCAAGCGGTTTCAGCGCGAAGTGGAAGCGGCGGCCAAGTTGTCGCATCCACATATCGTGCAGGCTTACGATGCCGGTGTACAGCGCGGCGTCTGGTATCTGGTGATGGAATTGGTTGACGGTCGCGATCTGGCGAGCGTCGTTGCGCTCGAAGGTCCGCTGCCCATCGCCACCGCGTTGGATTATGTCCGGCAGGCGGCGCTCGGACTGGCCTTTGCACACGAGAACGGCATTGTTCATCGAGACGTAAAACCGGCGAATTTGCTGCTGGACAAGAAGGGTGTCGTGAAGGTCCTAGACTTAGGACTGGCACGGATTGACGATAACGTCGCCGCACAAGAGGGACTTACTGCGTCGGGGATTGTGATGGGAACCATTGATTTCATGGCCCCCGAACAAGCCTTCGACACTCATACGGCTGATGCCCGGGCCGACATCTACTCGCTGGGCTGCACCCTGTTTCGGTTGCTCACTAATAAGAATATGTACGAAGGGGATACGCTGGCGAAAAAACTCCTGGCGCATCAGCAGGGCGCGCTGCCTTCGTTGGCGAGCTTGCGCAACGATGCGCCGCGCGATTTGGTGTCGCTGTTTGAAAAACTCGTCGCCAAGGAGCCTGCCGAGCGCCCGCAAACGATGGGTGAGGTCGCAACCGTTCTCGCAAGTCTCTCTGCTCAGCTTCGCGGAGTTCCACTACCGGCCGCTGGTTCTGCGGGTTCCATCGAGCTTCAGCAACTTCCAGAGACTGGTCGGCAGGCGGATCTCGCCACCTTACAGAAACCGCAGCCCTTCGACACAGCGCCGGACGCTTTGCCACCCACCGTGTCGCTGCAAAATTCAACGCAATCGACCGATCCCGTTTCCGAACGTTCGATTCAAATTGCCCGCGCACTTTCGTCCCGCAAGTTCGGCGCACAGCAACTTGCCTGGATCAGAAATCACTGGACTTTGGCCGGGGGCGGTATGGCCGCTCTGCTGGCCATTGCACTCGGCATTTCGAGTTGGTTCCTGATAAACCGACCAGCCAAGATCGATGTGCCGCCGGGTGGCAGTGCCACGCTGCAATATACCCACGGCCCCGCGAAGCCAGCTGCAATTGCCAAGGGCTGGGAAGCCTGGTCCACCGAGGCACCCAAGCCAGCCGTCGTGCCTCTCTCAGCTGCCGAAGCGAAAACACTTCAAGCCGCATGGGCTGCGTTTCTAGGGGCTCCGCCTGAATGGGAAAATAGCTTGGGCATGAAATTTGTCTTGATTCCGCCGGGAGCGTATCGGCGCGGAAGTACGGATGCCGTCATTCAGCACCTGGTTGCTAGTGGAGCCAATGATGAGCATTGGCGCGATTGTGTGCGCAGCGAGGGGCCACAACACTTGGTGACTTTGACGCAGCCGTTTTATCTGGGCGCTCACGAAGTAACCCAGGCGAATTATCAGGAAATCATCGGCATCAACCCGGCGCATTTTTCCGCGACGGGAGATGGCAAGGATCTGGTGCAGGATCTCGATACAAGTCAGTTTCCCGTCGAGCATGTCAGCTGGAATGATGCCGCGTTGTTTTGCGCGAGTTTGAGCAAGCGGGAGAAAATGTCAGAGGTCTATCGCCAGACTGGCCAGACAGTGAGCACGCAAAGCGGCAATGGTTATCGCCTGCCGAGCGAAGCCGAATGGGAATTTGCCTGCCGCGCGGGGACGAACACGCAGTTCTCAACCGGCGATGCGGAACAAAAACTACTCCTAGCCGCCTGGTGTTACGACAACTCCGAAGCTCGCACACATCCGGTCGGCGAAAAATTAGCTAATCCGTTCGGCGTTTACGATATCCACGGCAATGTTTGGGAATGGACGCAGGATTGTTTTGAGTTGAATACGTATGCGCAGTTTCGCGATCAACCCGCCCGCGATCCTCGTGGCCCGACGTCGAATGCGTTTTCGCCGCGAGTGGTCCGCGGCGGCTGCTGGCTGTACGGCGCGGATGTCTGCCGCACAGCCTACCGAGATTCACAAGATGTGCCGTATCGAGATAGCTTGTTTGGCTTTCGCGTGGTGGTTTCCGTTGAAGCGGTCAGGGCTGCAATCGCGGAGCGTCAACATTAG